A part of Arachis hypogaea cultivar Tifrunner chromosome 12, arahy.Tifrunner.gnm2.J5K5, whole genome shotgun sequence genomic DNA contains:
- the LOC112730152 gene encoding protein FAR1-RELATED SEQUENCE 5-like translates to MAATRGSTANSKTWRGAVVAQGIECTEITELGCDDMELVDELPDHSCLPDDKIPIVGMRFEYLKLAHDFYATHAKKVGFISKIRATNFDRMTKQPINQSIHCNREGFWASRVKAPRRKNTMAGVGCRARIYTKFDRENHDWILLKVELNHSHPCSTKKAVHYHENRELTMHVKCIIKVNDEAGIRPNKTFLALANEVGGPLNLGFSEKDVRNYISLRLRSTNVNTDVKEMLNYFMRMKELNPNYFYVVNINEDNKFTSAVWVDARCRASYEYYGDVVSFVTTYSTNWHGLPFAAFIGVNYHGKSTLLGCTLLGSEEILSFEWVFTQWLECMVTALKGIITDQCKSMFGAIKKSVEDFEDHWAEFIDDFNLHHNRWLSDLFEDRHMWVPIFFNGQFWASMRSTQRSEGMHSFFGGYLNCKTSLVQFVHEFDNVLGTKEQKELEDDAADSRGLIPCSTRSAIERRFQKEYTNEMFRDVQMEFGKKADCTIRAMDEQGDSAWVKVEEEILVYQTTRYVTFDVHFHRSTHKVRCDCNLFESAGILCCHCLVVLSSYKVNEVPSCYVLPRWSNNIKHKHTYIKSSHDVRRSDESHNIFKGHLHNVLEDTRAKLVDYRGRMQNNTVPTAHNSIVTVPSTIFGTADIQAPSKVTTKGRPKGKRLGYELDKSIKKSMQRKRKSLRNDNRLESTANQDSEASAQQIATQGLGGFMSLLNSFDNT, encoded by the exons ATGGCAGCGACACGTGGTTCGACGGCTAACTCCAAGACGTGGCGCGGTGCGGTGGTGGCGCAG GGCATAGAATGTACAGAAATTACTGAGTTGGGATGTGATGACATGGAACTTGTTGATGAG TTACCAGACCATAGTTGCCTTCCTGACGATAAAATACCGATAGTTGGAATGCGGTTTGAGTATTTGAAGTTGGCCCATGATTTTTATGCGACCCATGCAAAAAAAGTTGGTTTCATAAGTAAGATACGGGCCACAAATTTTGATAGGATGACAAAGCAACCGATCAACCAATCTATCCATTGCAATCGGGAGGGTTTCTGGGCATCTCGTGTCAAGGCACCCAGACGGAAGAACACAATGGCAGGTGTGGGATGCAGAGCAAGAATATATACAAAATTCGACAGGGAAAATCATGATTGGATCTTGTTGAAGGTTGAACTAAATCACTCGCACCCATGTTCAACTAAGAAGGCGGTGCACTACCACGAGAACAGGGAGTTAACAATGCATGTGAAGTGTATCATTAAGGTTAATGATGAGGCGGGCATTCGACCCAACAAGACCTTTCTAGCATTAGCCAATGAAGTTGGTGGGCCTTTGAACTTGGGCTTCTCAGAGAAGGACGTCAGGAATTACATTTCATTAAGACTCCGATCCACAAATGTCAACACAGATGTCAAGGAGATGCTGAACTACTTCATGCGAATGAAGGAGTTGAATCCGAACTACTTTTACGTAGTGAATATAAATGAGGATAACAAGTTTACGAGTGCAGTTTGGGTGGATGCAAGGTGTAGGGCATCTTATGAATACTATGGAGACGTGGTCTCATTTGTTACCACATACAGCACGAACTG GCATGGATTGCCGTTCGCTGCTTTCATTGGTGTGAACTACCATGGTAAGTCTACTTTGCTAGGCTGCACTCTGCTAGGCAGTGAGGAGATCCTGAGTTTTGAGTGGGTGTTCACCCAATGGCTGGAGTGCATGGTAACGGCACTGAAGGGCATCATCACAGACCAATGCAAGTCTATGTTTGGTGCAATTAAGAAG TCAGTTGAGGATTTCGAGGATCATTGGGCTGAGTTCATTGATGACTTCAACTTACATCACAACAGATGGCTATCAG ATCTGTTTGAGGACCGACACATGTGGGTGCCTATCTTTTTCAATGGTCAATTCTGGGCTTCCATGAGGAGTACGCAGAGGAGTGAGGGGATGCATTCATTCTTTGGTGGATACTTAAATTGTAAGACTAGTTTGGTCCAGTTCGTCCACGAGTTCGACAATGTCCTAGGAACGAAGGAGCAGAAggaattggaggacgatgctGCAGACTCGAGAGGTCTAATCCCATGTTCAACTAGATCAGCCATCGAGAGACGATTTCAAAAAGAGTATACCAACGAGATGTTTAGAGATGTCCAAATGGAATTTGGCAAGAAGGCTGATTGCACTATTCGTGCCATGGATGAACAGGGTGACTCGGCTTGGGTAAAGGTGGAAGAGGAAATACTAGTCTATCAAACGACCCGTTATGTTACGTTTGACGTCCATTTTCACCGTTCGACTCACAAGGTTCGATGTGATTGCAACTTGTTTGAAAGTGCAGGTATATTATGTTGCCACTGTCTTGTAGTACTTTCATCTTACAAAGTTAATGAGGTTCCTTCCTGCTATGTTTTACCTCGTTGGAGCAATAACATAAAGCACAAGCACACCTACATTAAGAGTAGCCACGACGTTAGACGTTCAGATGAAAGCCACAACATATTTAAAGG ACATCTGCATAATGTTCTGGAGGATACAAGGGCCAAGCTAGTAGATTACCGTGGCAGGATGCAAAATAACACCGTCCCTACTGCACACAATAGCATCGTCACAGTCCCTTCAACCATTTTTGGCACAGCGGACATTCAGGCCCCATCAAAGGTAACCACTAAGGGTCGTCCAAAAGGCAAAAGGCTAGGATATGAGTTGGATAAATCAATCAAAAAATCCATGCAGAGAAAGCGGAAGAGTTTACGCAAC GATAATCGTTTAGAATCTACTGCAAATCAAGATTCGGAGGCTTCCGCTCAGCAGATTGCTACGCAAGGACTTGGTGGATTCATGTCGCTGTTAAACTCCTTCGACAATACCTAG